From one Candidatus Cloacimonadota bacterium genomic stretch:
- the glmM gene encoding phosphoglucosamine mutase: MSKLMTGVSGVRGVFGDTLGPEVVLRYAARFGSFISQNSLSPARGSKPRIVVGRDSRTTGVAMLNSVTAALLSVGCDVIDLGIVATPTVLLNVLKHSAQGGISITASHNPPQWNALKFVDGDGMFLAAEKAAAFLSSVAEPVAWNGWQDMGLLSGDTQGTAHHLDKVLGIPWLDLDRIRARKFKVVIDSVNGAGGLISPLLLKALGCEVIAINSAPTGVFAHPAEPLNANLAQLEEEVRKNRADLGFATDPDVDRLSIVDEHGACIGEEYSVALAELFILPKNPGPIVVNLSSSMLSDHIATRFGVQVHRAKVGEINVGKLMRELKSPVGGEGNGGIICPEVNYTRDAVAGMALILGLLAESGKTVSQMVDDLPRFYFAKGRLELPPERMDAAMASLPGLLAAYELDQRDGVKATAPDHWIHVRKSGTEPIIRIYVESPSLERSTQLCQDLIAKLSV; this comes from the coding sequence ATGAGCAAGTTGATGACCGGCGTTAGCGGGGTCCGGGGAGTCTTTGGCGACACCCTGGGCCCCGAAGTCGTTCTGCGCTACGCGGCACGCTTCGGAAGCTTCATTTCCCAAAATTCTCTCTCCCCCGCCCGCGGCTCCAAACCCAGGATCGTGGTGGGCAGGGATTCCCGCACCACCGGCGTGGCCATGCTGAACTCTGTGACGGCCGCCCTGCTCAGCGTGGGCTGCGACGTTATCGACCTGGGCATCGTGGCCACCCCCACCGTGCTTTTGAATGTGCTGAAACACTCCGCCCAAGGCGGGATCAGCATCACCGCCTCCCACAACCCCCCTCAGTGGAACGCCCTCAAATTCGTGGACGGCGACGGCATGTTCCTGGCCGCCGAAAAAGCCGCCGCTTTCCTGAGCTCGGTGGCGGAACCTGTGGCTTGGAACGGCTGGCAGGACATGGGCCTGCTGAGCGGGGACACGCAGGGCACCGCCCATCACCTGGACAAGGTTTTGGGCATTCCCTGGCTGGATCTGGACCGGATCCGCGCCCGCAAATTCAAGGTTGTCATCGATTCCGTGAACGGAGCCGGCGGCCTCATTTCGCCCCTGCTGCTCAAAGCCCTGGGCTGCGAGGTCATCGCCATCAATTCCGCCCCCACCGGCGTTTTCGCCCATCCCGCCGAACCCCTGAACGCGAACCTGGCCCAGCTCGAGGAAGAGGTTCGCAAAAACAGGGCCGACCTCGGCTTCGCCACCGATCCCGACGTGGACCGCCTGTCCATCGTGGACGAACATGGCGCTTGCATCGGTGAGGAATACTCCGTGGCCCTCGCGGAACTCTTCATCCTGCCCAAAAACCCCGGCCCCATCGTTGTCAACCTTTCCTCCTCCATGCTTTCAGACCACATTGCCACCCGTTTCGGAGTGCAGGTCCACCGCGCCAAAGTGGGCGAGATCAACGTGGGCAAGCTCATGCGGGAACTGAAGTCCCCCGTGGGCGGCGAAGGCAACGGCGGCATCATCTGCCCCGAAGTGAACTACACCCGCGACGCCGTCGCCGGCATGGCCCTCATCCTCGGTTTGCTGGCCGAAAGCGGCAAAACCGTTTCCCAAATGGTGGATGATCTGCCCCGCTTCTACTTTGCCAAAGGCAGGCTTGAACTGCCGCCTGAACGCATGGACGCGGCCATGGCCAGCCTCCCCGGCCTTTTGGCAGCCTACGAACTCGACCAGCGCGACGGCGTCAAAGCCACCGCCCCGGACCACTGGATCCACGTGCGCAAAAGCGGCACCGAACCCATCATCCGGATCTACGTGGAAAGCCCCTCCCTGGAACGCTCCACCCAACTCTGCCAGGACCTCATCGCCAAACTCAGCGTTTAA
- a CDS encoding 4Fe-4S binding protein — protein sequence MPKSKTQIRRRIVQTASLALALGFLALVVWGGKHSIHEACPYALVCFGLSGGTFLRLGGWAMAGAIVFGFAVLVYTMFQGRQFCAWLCPLGTAQELLYSLRGKRHRMKHRTPFYAERRLAWLKYPILLVTAALTLLGLNYLFIRLCPFYSLSLLPKLIAPGLAVLGAVLLRSLFGEREWCRFLCPYAALMNVFQWLGEAVGIRRKKIRRNLERCTDCGLCSLNCPMNINIAAQEYVQDRNCIHCGICAESCPKPGTCCEERE from the coding sequence ATGCCAAAAAGCAAAACCCAGATAAGGCGCAGGATCGTTCAGACAGCCAGTTTGGCGCTGGCGCTGGGGTTTCTCGCGCTGGTGGTTTGGGGTGGAAAACACAGCATCCATGAGGCCTGCCCCTACGCGCTGGTCTGTTTCGGGCTCAGCGGGGGAACCTTTTTACGGCTGGGCGGCTGGGCGATGGCGGGGGCCATCGTTTTCGGCTTTGCCGTGCTGGTTTACACCATGTTTCAGGGACGCCAGTTCTGCGCCTGGCTGTGTCCGCTGGGAACAGCGCAGGAACTGCTGTATTCCCTGCGGGGAAAACGCCACCGGATGAAGCACAGAACCCCTTTTTACGCGGAACGCCGGCTGGCCTGGCTGAAATATCCGATCCTGCTGGTGACCGCAGCCCTCACGCTGCTGGGCCTGAATTATCTCTTCATCCGGCTCTGTCCCTTTTACTCGCTTTCCCTGCTGCCGAAGCTGATCGCCCCGGGCCTGGCCGTTTTGGGCGCGGTGCTTCTGAGATCCCTCTTCGGAGAGCGGGAATGGTGCCGCTTTCTCTGTCCCTACGCCGCTTTGATGAATGTTTTCCAGTGGCTGGGGGAAGCGGTGGGGATCCGGCGCAAAAAGATCAGGAGAAACCTGGAACGCTGCACCGACTGCGGTTTGTGCTCGCTGAACTGCCCCATGAACATCAACATCGCCGCACAGGAATACGTGCAGGACCGCAATTGCATCCACTGCGGCATCTGCGCCGAGAGCTGCCCCAAACCCGGCACCTGCTGCGAGGAGCGCGAATGA
- a CDS encoding peptidylprolyl isomerase — MLDSLRKNQKMIVYIVAAAFILSLGAGGIFGGEQLMESFRGKYLGKVNGTTISPQEFNAKVQEVVQRYENQGQTVDETMMTYVYNTAWQELVDNAIWQQQIKKHKIKVSETEIKNAMENEIPPELQQNPNLQTNGRFDKSKYFAALNNNYELRAAMYQSMQEYLPKKKLQDKIRKEAKITADSLKAEYIKDSDSVTGKAVWFDFNLADSSAVKVTDAEVKKYYEANKDKEFKKGPASRLKYVTIPIKPSDQDYNDVKLEIDEIYNRLVRDAQNFADLALEYSEDPGSAERGGSLGRFKRGQMVPEFDKVAFALKAGQISKPFKTQFGWHIVRCDTIFPAPAGQEELSASHILFKVNTTESTRNDLRDQAKDAAKLISKQGIDKAAKALKLEVTTSRWLAHDNPQMEGFGEHGGLYQFMKSKKAGKVSDPYLMKINGEDSYVIAQITDNKKVYYEDFAEKKLQIKFDLEKQKKIAHVKAKAENFVKRVAKENYLTAAVQEGWKVIDLKDHKAKSRLAAPVNAQMDDFDKAALALNSGAWSTLITTKEGPFLILAESRNKPNLQAFDKAKQEELRDRLEEAAFNRWFQQLRKDAKIVDNRYIYGY; from the coding sequence ATGCTCGACAGCCTTAGAAAAAACCAAAAAATGATCGTTTACATCGTGGCCGCGGCCTTCATCCTCAGCCTGGGTGCCGGCGGCATCTTCGGCGGGGAACAGCTGATGGAATCGTTCCGAGGAAAATACCTGGGCAAGGTGAACGGAACCACGATCAGCCCGCAGGAATTCAACGCCAAGGTCCAGGAAGTGGTCCAGCGCTATGAGAATCAGGGCCAGACCGTGGACGAGACCATGATGACCTATGTTTACAACACTGCCTGGCAGGAGCTTGTGGACAACGCCATCTGGCAGCAGCAGATCAAGAAACACAAGATCAAGGTTTCCGAAACCGAGATCAAGAACGCCATGGAAAACGAGATCCCGCCGGAACTGCAGCAAAACCCCAACCTGCAAACCAACGGCAGGTTCGACAAGAGCAAATACTTCGCGGCCCTGAACAACAACTACGAGCTCCGCGCCGCCATGTATCAGAGCATGCAGGAATATCTGCCCAAAAAGAAGCTGCAGGACAAGATCCGCAAAGAAGCCAAGATCACCGCCGACAGCCTCAAGGCCGAATACATCAAGGATTCGGACAGCGTAACCGGCAAGGCCGTCTGGTTCGATTTCAACCTGGCCGACAGCTCCGCGGTGAAGGTTACCGACGCCGAGGTGAAAAAATATTACGAAGCCAACAAGGACAAGGAATTCAAGAAAGGCCCCGCCTCGCGCCTCAAATACGTCACCATCCCCATCAAACCCTCCGACCAGGATTACAACGACGTGAAGCTGGAGATCGATGAGATCTACAACCGGCTGGTGCGCGACGCCCAGAATTTCGCCGACCTGGCCCTCGAATATTCCGAGGACCCCGGCTCTGCCGAAAGGGGCGGCTCCCTGGGCAGGTTCAAGCGCGGCCAGATGGTCCCCGAATTCGATAAGGTGGCCTTTGCCCTCAAGGCCGGCCAGATCTCCAAGCCCTTCAAAACCCAGTTCGGCTGGCACATCGTTCGCTGCGACACCATCTTCCCCGCCCCGGCCGGACAGGAAGAGCTTTCCGCCAGCCACATCCTCTTCAAGGTGAACACCACCGAATCCACCCGCAACGACCTGCGGGACCAGGCCAAAGACGCCGCCAAACTGATCTCCAAACAGGGCATCGACAAGGCGGCCAAAGCACTGAAGCTGGAAGTAACCACTTCGCGCTGGCTGGCCCACGACAATCCCCAGATGGAAGGTTTCGGCGAGCACGGAGGCCTCTACCAGTTCATGAAATCCAAAAAGGCCGGCAAGGTCTCCGATCCCTATCTGATGAAGATCAACGGCGAAGACAGCTATGTGATCGCCCAGATCACCGACAACAAGAAAGTCTATTACGAGGATTTCGCCGAGAAAAAACTCCAGATCAAATTCGACCTCGAGAAGCAGAAAAAGATCGCCCACGTGAAGGCCAAGGCCGAAAACTTCGTGAAGCGCGTGGCCAAGGAAAACTACCTCACCGCCGCCGTGCAGGAAGGCTGGAAAGTGATCGACCTGAAAGACCACAAAGCCAAATCCCGCCTGGCCGCTCCCGTGAACGCCCAGATGGACGATTTCGACAAAGCCGCCCTCGCCCTCAATTCCGGGGCCTGGTCAACCCTCATCACCACCAAGGAAGGCCCCTTCCTCATCCTGGCCGAAAGCCGCAACAAACCGAACCTGCAGGCCTTCGACAAAGCCAAGCAGGAAGAGCTCCGCGACAGGCTGGAAGAAGCCGCCTTCAACCGTTGGTTCCAGCAGCTCCGCAAGGATGCCAAGATAGTTGACAACAGGTATATATACGGTTATTAA
- the lptG gene encoding LPS export ABC transporter permease LptG gives MRVLDRYLIREFLKTYLIVFLSFSVVFIVIDVIDNLAPLMRSGATLQLAILYYLLRLPYLIVLTSPVTMLITGLFLMNSLARHNESVAIRAAGVSVTRAMLPLFALGLLISLGVAVFGEYVLPWAEKTRNYVYDVKIQGAQAEDNLLKARVHYQGTKNDFYYFAFFDGYQNTIRVIDLTKLDPKDKEIAERVTASSAVWQKDRWLLQDCEIRRFDKGKQTYHAYYPSTTLPLLEVKPEDFVRITKKTLSLTFPELRDYIARLNKMGEPANRETVDLHMKLAFPLTNLIVIFFFIPVATSNTRSKSRGLVFLLGLVVCFLYLIMVRVVQSLGYSGVIPPVWAAWLPNLFFTLLGLAFLRKAEI, from the coding sequence ATGCGCGTGCTCGACCGTTATTTGATCCGGGAATTCCTGAAGACCTATCTGATCGTCTTCCTCTCCTTCTCCGTGGTCTTCATCGTCATCGACGTGATCGACAACCTTGCCCCCCTCATGCGCAGCGGCGCCACGCTCCAGCTGGCCATCCTGTATTATCTGCTGCGCCTGCCCTATCTGATCGTGCTCACCTCTCCCGTCACAATGCTCATCACAGGGCTGTTCCTGATGAATTCCCTGGCCAGGCACAACGAAAGCGTGGCCATCCGCGCCGCCGGGGTTAGCGTCACCCGCGCGATGCTGCCCCTCTTTGCCCTGGGCCTGCTGATCAGCCTCGGAGTGGCGGTCTTTGGGGAATATGTGCTGCCCTGGGCGGAAAAAACGCGCAACTACGTTTACGACGTGAAGATCCAGGGCGCGCAGGCGGAGGACAACCTGCTCAAGGCCAGGGTGCACTATCAGGGCACTAAAAACGACTTTTACTATTTCGCCTTCTTCGATGGCTATCAAAACACCATCCGCGTGATCGACCTCACCAAGCTCGACCCCAAGGACAAAGAGATCGCCGAGCGGGTGACGGCCTCCTCCGCCGTTTGGCAGAAAGACCGCTGGCTGCTGCAGGATTGCGAGATCCGGCGCTTCGACAAAGGCAAACAGACCTACCACGCCTATTACCCCAGCACCACCCTGCCCCTGCTGGAGGTGAAGCCCGAGGATTTCGTGCGCATCACCAAAAAAACGCTCTCCCTCACCTTCCCCGAGCTGCGGGACTACATCGCCCGGCTGAACAAGATGGGCGAGCCCGCCAACCGCGAGACGGTGGACCTGCACATGAAGCTGGCCTTCCCCCTCACGAACCTGATCGTGATCTTCTTCTTCATCCCCGTGGCCACTTCCAACACCCGCTCCAAAAGCCGCGGCCTGGTGTTCCTGCTGGGCCTGGTGGTCTGCTTCCTCTACCTGATCATGGTGCGCGTGGTGCAAAGCCTGGGCTACAGCGGCGTCATCCCGCCCGTCTGGGCCGCCTGGCTGCCCAATTTGTTCTTCACTTTGCTGGGCCTGGCCTTCCTCCGCAAAGCCGAGATCTAA
- a CDS encoding 4Fe-4S binding protein, with the protein MKNIAVIIITSLLVAVIALQILAALNIFPRQEQVEVCPVDAISMQGGKAVIDRKKCIGCRRCVAGICPPVEIVRDTVFVSAAPAATLKTEKQPSAPPAAKPAKAPLESSTPNQTGYRVNAEKCIGCGLCTIYCPTGAIKMVNDKAVIDPAKCINCGLCKNGNNAEFKGCPVKAISGP; encoded by the coding sequence ATGAAAAACATTGCCGTGATCATCATCACCAGCCTGCTTGTGGCCGTGATCGCCCTGCAGATCCTGGCCGCGTTGAACATCTTTCCCCGGCAGGAGCAGGTGGAGGTCTGCCCTGTGGACGCCATTTCCATGCAGGGCGGAAAAGCAGTGATAGACAGGAAAAAATGCATCGGCTGCCGGCGCTGCGTGGCGGGGATCTGCCCTCCCGTGGAAATTGTGCGGGATACGGTCTTCGTTTCTGCTGCTCCCGCGGCCACCCTGAAAACCGAAAAACAACCTTCAGCCCCGCCCGCTGCCAAACCCGCAAAAGCCCCCCTAGAGTCAAGCACTCCCAACCAGACTGGATACCGGGTGAACGCTGAAAAGTGCATCGGCTGCGGCCTCTGCACCATCTATTGCCCCACCGGCGCGATCAAGATGGTGAACGACAAGGCGGTGATCGACCCCGCCAAATGCATCAACTGCGGCCTCTGCAAAAACGGCAACAACGCGGAATTCAAGGGTTGCCCGGTGAAAGCCATCTCCGGGCCGTGA